The Proteus vulgaris genome has a segment encoding these proteins:
- the glnA gene encoding glutamine synthetase, with amino-acid sequence MSLEHVLSMIEEHKVRYIDLRFTDTRGKEQHLTIPAHQVNDDFFEEGKMFDGSSIGGWKGINESDMVLMPDATTAMLDPFFQDPTLIIRCDVLEPGTMKGYDRDPRSISKRAEDYLKSSGIADTVLFGPEPEFFLFDDIRFKNDISGASYAINDIEAAWNTNTKYEDGNKGHRPMVKGGYFPLPPVDSSQDIRSTMCNIMEEMGLVVEAHHHEVATAGQNEVATRFNTMTKKADETQIYKYVVQNVAHVFGKTATFMPKPLVGDNGSGMHCHMSLSKNGVNLFAGDKYGGLSEMALYYIGGIIKHARALNAFTNPTTNSYKRLVPGFEAPVMLAYSARNRSASIRIPVVASMKARRIEVRFPDPLANPYLAFAAQLMAGLDGIINKIHPGDAMDKNLYDLPPEEAKEIPTVAGSLEEALNALNADREFLTRGDVFTDDAIDAYLELLRTDVQRVRMAPHPLEFEMYYSA; translated from the coding sequence ATGTCCCTTGAACATGTGTTATCCATGATTGAAGAACATAAAGTTAGATATATTGACTTACGTTTCACTGATACCCGCGGTAAAGAACAACATCTTACTATTCCGGCTCATCAGGTTAACGACGATTTCTTTGAAGAAGGAAAAATGTTCGATGGTTCCTCTATTGGTGGCTGGAAAGGTATTAACGAATCAGACATGGTACTGATGCCAGATGCAACAACCGCAATGCTTGACCCTTTTTTCCAAGATCCAACACTGATTATTCGTTGTGATGTATTAGAGCCAGGCACTATGAAAGGTTACGACCGTGACCCACGGTCTATTTCAAAGCGTGCTGAAGATTATTTAAAATCAAGTGGTATTGCAGACACCGTATTATTTGGGCCAGAGCCAGAATTCTTCCTGTTTGATGATATTCGTTTCAAAAACGATATTTCAGGCGCTTCTTACGCTATCAATGATATTGAAGCTGCATGGAACACCAATACCAAATATGAAGATGGCAACAAAGGTCACCGCCCTATGGTTAAAGGGGGCTATTTTCCACTGCCACCCGTTGATTCATCACAAGATATTCGTTCTACCATGTGTAATATTATGGAAGAAATGGGCTTAGTGGTTGAAGCACATCACCATGAAGTGGCGACAGCCGGTCAAAACGAAGTCGCAACTCGCTTCAATACCATGACCAAAAAAGCAGATGAAACCCAAATTTATAAATACGTGGTACAAAACGTTGCTCATGTATTTGGTAAAACAGCGACCTTTATGCCTAAACCCTTAGTCGGTGATAATGGCTCTGGTATGCACTGCCATATGTCACTGTCTAAAAATGGTGTAAACCTGTTTGCCGGCGATAAATACGGCGGATTATCTGAAATGGCGCTGTATTACATCGGCGGTATTATCAAGCATGCTCGTGCGCTAAATGCATTTACCAACCCAACGACTAACTCCTACAAGCGCTTAGTTCCGGGTTTTGAAGCCCCTGTTATGTTGGCTTACTCTGCGCGTAACCGTTCAGCGTCCATTCGTATTCCAGTTGTGGCTAGTATGAAAGCGCGCCGTATTGAAGTGCGTTTCCCAGATCCTTTAGCAAACCCTTATCTTGCGTTTGCTGCTCAGTTAATGGCTGGTCTTGATGGAATTATCAATAAAATTCACCCTGGTGATGCTATGGATAAAAACCTTTATGACTTACCGCCAGAAGAAGCAAAAGAGATCCCAACTGTCGCGGGTTCATTAGAAGAGGCATTAAACGCATTAAATGCCGATCGCGAATTCTTAACTCGCGGTGATGTATTTACTGATGATGCTATTGATGCCTATTTAGAATTATTACGTACTGACGTTCAACGTGTACGTATGGCTCCGCATCCTCTTGAATTTGAAATGTATTACAGTGCTTAA
- the glnL gene encoding nitrogen regulation protein NR(II) yields the protein METADLPDNTLILDSLIHSVLVINKEFIICYANHSALQVLAQSRRKLFETPFTALFSYYSFDADLMRETLASGQSFTDNEVILVVNNQSHTMSLSAQPISEQHILLELAPMDSQRRLSQEQIQQAQQMAARELVRGLAHEIKNPLGGLRGAAQLLAKSLPDPALTEYTQVIIEQADRLRVLVDRLLGPQHPGTKTHQSIHHVVERVAQLISLECPENVILLKDYDPSLPELSHYPDQIEQVLLNITRNALQAVEKKGGTIILRTRTAFQVTLHGERHRLVARIDVIDTGDGIPPHLQDTLFYPMVSGREGGNGLGLSIARNLVDQHSGKIEFTSWPGNTEFSIYLPIK from the coding sequence ATGGAAACGGCAGACTTACCTGATAACACATTAATTTTAGACTCATTAATACACTCTGTATTGGTTATCAACAAAGAGTTTATTATTTGTTATGCAAATCATTCTGCGTTACAAGTTCTAGCACAAAGCCGTCGAAAATTATTTGAAACACCTTTTACCGCCTTATTCAGCTATTATTCTTTTGATGCTGATTTAATGCGTGAAACGTTAGCGAGTGGGCAAAGCTTTACCGACAATGAAGTGATCTTGGTTGTTAATAACCAATCACACACAATGTCGCTCAGTGCCCAACCTATTTCCGAGCAACACATTTTGCTGGAACTGGCGCCTATGGATAGTCAACGCCGGTTAAGCCAAGAGCAGATACAACAAGCCCAACAAATGGCTGCTAGGGAATTGGTTAGGGGGCTGGCACATGAAATTAAAAATCCGTTAGGCGGATTACGGGGGGCAGCTCAGTTGCTGGCAAAATCCTTACCTGATCCTGCACTAACGGAATATACGCAAGTCATTATTGAACAAGCCGATCGCCTACGTGTTCTTGTGGACAGGTTACTCGGCCCACAACATCCAGGTACGAAAACACACCAGAGTATTCACCATGTTGTTGAGCGTGTAGCTCAACTTATTTCACTTGAATGCCCTGAGAATGTCATTTTACTCAAAGATTATGATCCCAGTTTACCTGAATTATCACATTACCCAGATCAAATAGAACAAGTCCTCCTCAATATTACACGTAATGCCTTACAAGCCGTTGAAAAAAAAGGAGGTACGATTATTTTACGTACCCGTACAGCTTTTCAGGTCACACTTCATGGTGAACGTCATCGCCTTGTTGCTCGTATTGATGTGATTGATACAGGTGATGGTATCCCTCCTCATCTACAAGATACGCTTTTTTATCCTATGGTAAGTGGCCGAGAAGGTGGAAATGGATTGGGATTATCGATTGCTCGTAATTTAGTAGATCAACATTCAGGTAAAATTGAATTTACCAGTTGGCCCGGAAATACTGAATTTTCTATTTATTTGCCAATTAAGTAG
- the glnG gene encoding nitrogen regulation protein NR(I), with product MQKGNVWVVDDDSSIRWVLERAISREGMSCKTFEHANDVLNALNTEIPDVLLSDIRMPDIDGLSLLKIIKEQCPTLPVIIMTAHSDLDAAVNAYQQGAFDYLPKPFDIDETLALIDRAITHYREQKQPTNDENSLQSVSDMIGEAPAMQEVYRIIGRLSRSSISVLINGESGTGKELVAHALHRHSPRATAPFIALNMAAIPKDLIESELFGHEKGAFTGASQVRQGRFEQANGGSLFLDEIGDMPLDIQTRLLRVLAEGQFYRVGGYAPVKVDVRIIAATHQDLEKRVQAGDFREDLYHRLNVIRIQLPPLRDRTEDIPSLARYFLQKTAKELGVEAKVLHQQSLQIMMEYNWSGNVRQLENVCRWLTVMTASQEIMPQDLPQEIRQPDEKVKSVSRLSSQHWSQHLSLWADEALSEGKENILTDALPQFERTLLLSALAYTQGHKQDAARLLGWGRNTLTRKLKELGIEEY from the coding sequence ATGCAAAAAGGAAATGTATGGGTTGTTGATGATGACAGCTCTATTCGGTGGGTACTTGAACGTGCTATTTCTCGTGAAGGTATGTCATGCAAAACTTTTGAACATGCGAATGATGTGCTTAATGCATTAAATACCGAAATACCTGATGTATTGTTATCAGACATTCGTATGCCTGATATTGATGGTTTATCTCTTCTAAAAATAATTAAAGAACAATGTCCGACTCTACCCGTTATTATCATGACGGCGCATTCTGATTTAGATGCTGCTGTTAATGCTTATCAACAAGGGGCTTTTGATTATTTACCTAAACCCTTTGATATTGATGAAACATTAGCATTAATTGATCGTGCCATTACTCACTATCGTGAGCAAAAACAACCAACTAACGATGAAAACTCGCTACAATCAGTTTCAGATATGATTGGTGAAGCTCCCGCAATGCAAGAGGTTTACCGTATTATTGGTCGACTATCTCGCTCCTCAATCAGCGTGCTTATTAATGGTGAATCCGGAACAGGTAAAGAGCTAGTCGCGCACGCTTTACATCGTCATAGCCCAAGAGCTACCGCGCCTTTTATCGCCCTCAATATGGCGGCTATTCCTAAAGATCTCATTGAGTCCGAACTTTTTGGTCATGAAAAAGGGGCCTTTACGGGAGCTTCTCAAGTACGTCAAGGGCGATTTGAACAAGCAAATGGCGGTTCTCTTTTTCTTGATGAAATTGGTGATATGCCTCTCGATATTCAAACACGATTACTACGCGTACTTGCTGAAGGACAATTTTACCGTGTAGGTGGTTATGCTCCCGTTAAAGTTGATGTACGCATTATCGCGGCGACACACCAAGACTTAGAAAAACGTGTTCAAGCCGGTGATTTTCGTGAAGATCTCTATCATCGGCTCAATGTAATACGCATTCAATTACCCCCTTTACGCGATAGAACGGAAGATATTCCAAGTTTGGCACGTTACTTTTTACAAAAAACAGCAAAAGAACTTGGTGTGGAAGCAAAAGTACTCCATCAACAAAGTTTACAAATAATGATGGAATACAACTGGTCAGGTAACGTCAGACAATTAGAGAATGTGTGTCGCTGGTTAACGGTAATGACGGCAAGCCAAGAAATTATGCCTCAAGACTTACCACAAGAAATTCGCCAGCCCGATGAAAAAGTGAAAAGTGTAAGCCGACTATCATCTCAACATTGGTCACAACACCTTTCATTATGGGCAGATGAAGCATTAAGTGAAGGAAAAGAAAACATCCTCACTGATGCATTACCTCAATTTGAACGCACTCTTTTGCTAAGTGCCTTAGCCTATACGCAAGGACATAAACAAGATGCAGCACGATTACTAGGTTGGGGCAGAAATACGTTAACCCGTAAATTAAAAGAATTAGGGATAGAAGAATATTAA
- the hemN gene encoding coproporphyrinogen III oxidase: MSEQTIIWDLDLIHKYNYSGPRYTSYPTALEFNQQYGATDFIKATQRYPERPLSLYIHIPFCHKLCYFCGCNKMITRHKHKADEYLDVLEKEIINRARYFKDRKVTQMHWGGGTPTFLDKQQISRLVLLLRQHFDFVDNAELSIEIDPREIELDVIDHLRNEGFNRLSMGVQDFNKEVQQKVNREQDESFIFALVERAREVGFHSTSIDLIYGLPKQTKESFAFTLKRVIELSPDRLSVFNYAHLPNLFAAQRKIKDEDLPLAEEKLEILQETISTLTTNGYQFIGMDHFAKPDDELAVAQRKGILHRNFQGYTTHEECDLLGLGVSAISMLGDNYAQNEKVLKEYYARVNSEGNALWRGLSLTNDDCIRRDVIKTLICNFNLHFSDIEKMHGIVFHDYFKEDLELLISMKNDGLVEITKEDIQVTPRGRLLIRNICMCFDTYLRNQMRQRQFSRVI; the protein is encoded by the coding sequence ATGTCAGAACAAACAATTATTTGGGATCTTGACCTGATCCATAAGTATAACTATTCAGGTCCTCGCTATACATCATACCCAACAGCATTGGAATTTAATCAGCAATATGGGGCTACCGATTTTATCAAAGCGACTCAACGTTACCCTGAGCGCCCTTTATCGCTTTATATTCATATTCCTTTCTGCCATAAGCTATGTTATTTCTGTGGTTGTAATAAAATGATTACGCGCCATAAACATAAAGCAGATGAGTATCTTGATGTTTTAGAAAAAGAAATTATTAATAGAGCACGTTATTTTAAAGACCGAAAAGTAACTCAAATGCATTGGGGGGGAGGAACACCTACTTTTCTGGATAAGCAACAAATTAGTCGGCTCGTTTTATTATTACGTCAGCATTTTGATTTTGTTGATAATGCAGAACTTTCTATTGAAATCGATCCGCGTGAAATTGAATTAGATGTTATCGATCATTTGCGTAATGAAGGCTTTAATCGCCTGAGTATGGGTGTACAAGATTTTAATAAAGAAGTGCAACAAAAGGTGAATCGTGAGCAAGATGAATCGTTCATTTTTGCATTAGTAGAACGTGCACGTGAAGTGGGTTTTCACTCTACCAGCATTGACTTAATTTATGGTTTGCCTAAACAAACCAAAGAGAGTTTTGCTTTTACACTCAAACGTGTCATTGAATTATCACCAGATAGATTAAGTGTATTCAATTATGCCCATTTACCTAATTTATTTGCAGCTCAACGTAAAATTAAAGATGAAGACCTTCCTTTAGCGGAAGAAAAATTAGAAATATTACAAGAGACAATTTCCACACTGACGACAAATGGCTATCAATTTATTGGAATGGATCATTTTGCGAAGCCCGATGATGAATTAGCCGTAGCTCAGCGTAAAGGTATTTTACATCGTAATTTCCAAGGTTATACCACTCACGAAGAGTGTGATTTATTAGGCCTGGGCGTTTCTGCAATTAGTATGTTAGGGGATAACTACGCGCAAAATGAGAAGGTATTAAAGGAGTATTATGCTCGTGTAAATAGTGAAGGGAATGCACTATGGCGAGGCTTATCACTGACTAATGATGATTGTATTCGTCGAGATGTAATTAAAACCTTAATTTGTAATTTTAATCTACATTTTTCTGATATTGAGAAAATGCACGGTATTGTCTTCCATGACTATTTTAAAGAAGATTTAGAATTACTTATCTCAATGAAGAATGATGGCTTAGTGGAAATCACAAAAGAGGATATTCAAGTGACACCAAGAGGTCGTCTACTTATTCGTAATATCTGTATGTGTTTCGATACCTATTTACGCAATCAAATGCGTCAACGTCAATTTTCTCGTGTTATTTAA
- a CDS encoding lipoprotein, whose amino-acid sequence MSRLFTLICFAFALVLTGCAQPVKTDYTAFKQSKPKSILVLVPQNHTTEVGAEHSFLSQVTYPLAEAGYYVFPVAVVEETFKHNGLSMAGDIHAVSPKKLREIFGADAVLYLDITEFGTSYQVISSDTRVTVSAKLVDLRNGDMLWRRAATASSTETEGSSGSLVGMLVSAVVNQIVNTVSDKSYQIAGITSVRLLSAGKADGILYGPRSPNYGKDAE is encoded by the coding sequence ATGAGTCGTTTATTCACGTTAATCTGTTTTGCATTTGCGTTGGTATTAACGGGCTGTGCTCAACCTGTCAAAACAGATTACACCGCATTTAAACAAAGTAAGCCAAAAAGTATTTTAGTATTAGTGCCTCAAAACCACACGACAGAAGTGGGTGCAGAGCACAGCTTCTTATCTCAAGTGACATATCCTTTAGCAGAAGCGGGTTATTATGTTTTCCCGGTGGCCGTCGTTGAAGAAACCTTTAAGCATAATGGGTTATCCATGGCAGGAGATATCCATGCTGTAAGCCCGAAAAAATTGCGTGAGATCTTTGGTGCGGATGCTGTTTTATACTTAGATATCACTGAGTTTGGTACGTCATATCAAGTTATTTCTAGTGATACACGAGTAACTGTTAGCGCTAAACTTGTTGATCTCCGTAATGGTGACATGTTGTGGCGTCGTGCTGCAACAGCATCAAGTACTGAAACAGAGGGATCATCTGGCAGTTTAGTGGGAATGCTAGTTTCTGCTGTTGTGAATCAAATCGTCAATACAGTTTCCGATAAAAGCTATCAAATTGCAGGAATAACCAGTGTACGGTTACTTTCGGCAGGGAAAGCCGATGGTATTTTATATGGTCCTCGTTCTCCTAATTATGGTAAAGATGCAGAATAA
- a CDS encoding lipoprotein encodes MLKSVMSLAFTLLLAGCVNSPKPLYNWDSYQQVVYQYYQQSESDPQAQIDALKKSIELSRAKSLGIPPGLHAHLGMLYGATGALDLAMAEFNEEKSLYPESAEFMDRLMKNKGMQK; translated from the coding sequence ATGTTAAAATCAGTCATGAGCCTTGCTTTTACGCTGTTATTAGCGGGGTGTGTGAATAGCCCTAAACCGCTTTATAACTGGGACAGCTATCAGCAAGTGGTTTATCAATACTATCAACAAAGTGAAAGTGACCCACAAGCACAGATTGATGCATTAAAGAAAAGTATCGAACTTTCTCGTGCTAAATCATTAGGTATTCCACCTGGATTACATGCGCACTTAGGCATGTTATATGGCGCAACAGGCGCTTTAGATTTAGCCATGGCTGAATTTAATGAGGAGAAATCACTTTATCCTGAATCAGCCGAATTTATGGATCGTCTGATGAAAAACAAAGGAATGCAAAAATGA
- a CDS encoding lipoprotein, translated as MSIGLFHLYWVINMNLNKLSLGLILVSATLLAGCASESSRSLDVAKVATYNTTYTGAKSAISIGKFDNRSSYMNGIFSDGVDRLGNQSKTILMTHLQQTGRFNVLDRANLSELKEEAGIKGQSQQLKGATYVITGDVTEFGRKEVGDRQLFGILGRGKTQVAYAKVNLNVVNVNTSEVVFSSQGAGEYELSNREIIGFGGTASYDSTLNGKVLDLAIREAVNNLVAGIESNAWQPSK; from the coding sequence ATGTCTATAGGTTTATTTCACCTTTATTGGGTTATTAATATGAATTTAAATAAATTATCACTTGGCTTGATCTTGGTTTCTGCAACATTACTTGCAGGATGTGCTTCAGAATCTTCACGCTCTTTAGACGTCGCTAAAGTCGCAACCTATAACACCACTTACACAGGCGCTAAGAGCGCTATTTCGATTGGTAAGTTTGATAACCGTTCTAGCTATATGAATGGGATCTTCTCTGATGGCGTTGATAGATTAGGTAATCAATCAAAAACCATTTTAATGACTCATTTACAGCAAACCGGGCGTTTTAATGTATTAGACAGGGCCAATTTATCGGAATTAAAAGAAGAAGCAGGTATTAAAGGGCAAAGCCAACAACTGAAAGGTGCCACTTATGTGATCACAGGTGATGTGACTGAATTTGGCCGTAAAGAAGTGGGTGATCGCCAATTATTTGGCATTTTAGGTCGTGGTAAAACACAAGTTGCTTATGCAAAAGTGAATTTAAACGTTGTGAATGTGAATACATCAGAAGTCGTGTTTTCATCTCAAGGTGCCGGTGAATATGAACTTTCTAACCGTGAAATTATTGGTTTTGGTGGAACAGCAAGCTATGACTCAACACTTAACGGTAAAGTACTCGATTTAGCTATTCGAGAGGCCGTCAATAATTTAGTGGCAGGTATTGAAAGCAACGCTTGGCAACCTTCAAAGTAA
- the tex gene encoding transcription accessory protein codes for MNESLSRIIAEELTVKPQQVLSAITLLDEGNTVPFVARYRKEVTGGLDDTQLRQLETRLSYLRELNDRRQTILKSIEEQGKLTPELRSSINETQSKTELEDLYLPYKPKRRTRGQIAIENGLEPLADLLWNEPQHNPEDAATAYINAEKGVNDTKAALDGARYILMERFSEDAGLLAKVRQYLWKNAHLVSKVVEGKEVEGAKFSDYFDHHEPIANVPSHRALAMFRGRNEGILQLSLNPDPQFEEAPKESYGEQLITEHLGLRLNNQPADNWRKAVVSWTWRIKVLMHIETELMSQLREKAEEEAINVFARNLNDLLMAAPAGMRATMGLDPGLRTGVKVAVVDSTGKLIATDTIYPHTGQADKAAASVAALCIKHNVELVAIGNGTASRETERFFAETVKRYPEVKAQKVIVSEAGASVYSASELAANEFPDLDVSIRGAVSIARRLQDPLAELVKIDPKSIGVGQYQHDVSQTLLARKLDTVVEDCVNGVGVDLNTASVPLLTRVAGLSQSIAQNIINWRDENGRFNDRKQLLKVARLGPKAFEQCAGFLRIRDGKNPLDASTVHPEAYPVVENILQSTQQKIDDLMGNSALISQVDARAFITEQFGLPTINDILKELAKPGRDPRPEFKTATFAEGVETMNDLVSGMILEGTVTNVTNFGAFVDIGVHQDGLVHISSLADRFIEDPHTVVKTGDIVKVKVLEVDLARKRIALTMRLDEVAGDSENRQSSPSHNHPKNNKGQKPTRNHRQSTNSGNNAGNSAMGDALAAAFGKKR; via the coding sequence ATGAATGAATCATTAAGCCGAATTATTGCAGAAGAGCTCACGGTTAAGCCTCAGCAAGTCCTTTCGGCCATAACGTTACTGGATGAAGGGAATACGGTGCCATTTGTTGCCCGTTACCGTAAAGAGGTCACTGGTGGGTTAGATGATACGCAATTACGCCAATTAGAAACTCGCCTTAGTTATTTACGAGAACTCAATGATCGTCGCCAAACAATTTTAAAGTCAATTGAAGAGCAAGGAAAATTAACACCAGAGTTACGCTCTTCAATTAATGAAACGCAAAGTAAAACAGAGCTTGAAGATCTTTATCTTCCTTATAAGCCTAAACGTCGTACTCGTGGGCAAATTGCCATTGAAAATGGATTAGAGCCCTTAGCCGATTTATTGTGGAATGAACCACAACATAATCCAGAAGATGCTGCAACGGCTTATATCAACGCAGAAAAAGGCGTGAATGATACGAAAGCAGCTTTAGATGGTGCGCGTTATATTTTAATGGAGCGTTTTTCAGAAGATGCTGGCTTGTTGGCAAAAGTTCGTCAGTATTTATGGAAAAATGCACATCTTGTTTCAAAAGTCGTTGAAGGGAAAGAAGTCGAAGGGGCAAAATTTAGCGATTATTTTGACCATCATGAACCTATTGCGAATGTTCCTTCTCATCGTGCGTTAGCCATGTTTCGTGGCCGTAATGAAGGTATTTTACAATTATCGCTTAACCCTGATCCTCAATTTGAAGAAGCGCCCAAAGAAAGTTATGGTGAGCAACTGATCACGGAGCATTTAGGATTACGTTTAAATAACCAACCAGCAGATAACTGGCGTAAGGCAGTCGTAAGCTGGACTTGGCGCATTAAAGTTTTAATGCATATTGAAACCGAATTGATGAGCCAATTACGAGAAAAGGCAGAAGAAGAAGCCATTAATGTTTTCGCTCGTAACCTTAATGATTTATTGATGGCTGCACCAGCAGGTATGCGAGCAACTATGGGGCTTGATCCTGGTTTACGTACAGGTGTTAAAGTTGCTGTTGTAGATAGCACGGGTAAGTTAATTGCGACAGATACGATTTATCCTCATACAGGGCAAGCTGATAAAGCAGCGGCTAGTGTAGCTGCATTATGTATTAAGCATAATGTTGAGCTGGTGGCGATTGGTAATGGTACTGCTTCTCGTGAAACAGAGCGCTTTTTCGCTGAAACGGTAAAACGTTACCCAGAAGTCAAAGCACAAAAAGTAATTGTGAGCGAGGCAGGGGCATCCGTATATTCCGCTTCAGAGCTTGCAGCTAATGAATTCCCTGATTTAGATGTGTCTATTCGTGGTGCCGTATCTATCGCCCGTCGTCTGCAAGATCCGTTAGCTGAACTTGTAAAAATTGACCCTAAATCGATTGGTGTTGGCCAATATCAGCATGATGTTAGCCAAACATTATTAGCCAGAAAACTTGATACTGTTGTTGAAGATTGTGTGAATGGTGTTGGGGTGGATTTAAATACAGCATCAGTACCGTTATTAACGCGAGTTGCAGGACTTAGCCAATCTATAGCTCAAAATATTATCAATTGGCGTGATGAAAATGGTCGCTTTAATGATAGAAAGCAGCTACTCAAAGTGGCGCGTTTAGGGCCAAAAGCTTTTGAACAATGTGCTGGTTTCTTGCGTATTCGTGATGGTAAAAACCCTCTGGATGCATCGACGGTTCACCCTGAAGCGTATCCAGTCGTCGAAAATATCCTACAATCCACGCAACAAAAAATTGATGATTTAATGGGTAATAGCGCCTTAATCTCACAGGTTGATGCAAGAGCGTTTATTACAGAGCAATTTGGCTTACCGACAATTAATGACATCTTAAAAGAGTTAGCAAAACCAGGACGCGACCCACGTCCTGAGTTTAAAACAGCAACGTTTGCTGAAGGTGTCGAAACGATGAATGACTTAGTTAGTGGTATGATCCTTGAAGGTACTGTGACCAATGTGACTAATTTCGGTGCATTTGTTGATATCGGTGTACATCAAGATGGTTTAGTCCATATTTCCTCTTTAGCAGACCGATTTATTGAAGATCCACATACCGTGGTAAAAACGGGTGATATTGTTAAAGTTAAAGTACTTGAAGTTGATTTAGCCCGTAAACGTATTGCATTAACTATGCGTTTAGATGAAGTTGCTGGTGATAGTGAAAATAGACAATCATCACCAAGTCATAATCATCCTAAAAATAATAAAGGGCAAAAACCGACTCGTAATCACCGCCAATCAACAAATAGTGGCAATAATGCGGGAAATAGCGCAATGGGTGATGCGTTAGCTGCTGCGTTTGGAAAAAAACGCTAA
- the greB gene encoding transcription elongation factor GreB encodes MAKSNYITRDGWYALDKELKYLWKEERPRVTQSVSEAAAQGDRSENAEYIYGKKRLREIDRRVRFLSKRLDELKIVDPDPRQEGKVYFGAWVTLEDDDGNVKTFRLVGPDEFDPAKQWISIDSPVARALIGKQVDDEISVQTPGGEVNYCVLSIKYYSE; translated from the coding sequence ATGGCAAAAAGTAATTATATTACTCGTGATGGCTGGTATGCGTTGGACAAAGAGCTAAAATATCTTTGGAAAGAAGAGCGCCCTCGTGTCACACAATCAGTTTCAGAAGCGGCAGCACAAGGCGACCGTTCAGAAAATGCTGAATATATATATGGAAAGAAGCGATTACGTGAAATTGATAGACGTGTTCGCTTTTTATCAAAACGTCTTGATGAGCTAAAAATTGTTGATCCCGATCCTCGCCAAGAAGGAAAAGTTTATTTTGGTGCTTGGGTCACACTTGAAGATGATGACGGAAATGTCAAAACCTTCAGACTTGTGGGACCCGATGAGTTTGATCCAGCAAAACAGTGGATTTCTATTGATTCACCTGTTGCCCGAGCGCTTATCGGTAAACAAGTCGATGATGAAATTAGTGTGCAAACACCAGGTGGTGAAGTTAATTACTGCGTATTATCTATCAAATATTATTCGGAATAA
- the ompR gene encoding osmolarity transcriptional regulator (two-component system response regulator), producing the protein MQESYKVLIVDDDLRLRSLLERYLTEQGFQIRTAANADQMDRLLTRESIHLIVLDLMLPGEDGLSICRRLRSQNNPIPIIMVTAKGEEVDRIVGLEIGADDYISKPFNPRELLARIRAVLRRQANELPGAPSQDNAIISFGKFKLNLGTREMFHEEKHMPLTSGEFAVLKVLVSHPREPLSRDKLMSLARGREYSAMERSIDVQISRLRRMIEEDPTHPRYIQTVWGLGYVFVPDGTSAQ; encoded by the coding sequence ATGCAAGAAAGTTATAAAGTGCTAATCGTGGATGATGATTTACGTCTACGTTCACTACTCGAGCGCTATTTGACAGAGCAGGGTTTTCAAATCCGTACTGCTGCAAACGCTGATCAAATGGATCGTCTGCTCACTCGCGAATCTATCCACCTTATTGTGCTCGATTTAATGCTTCCTGGTGAAGATGGCTTATCTATCTGCCGTCGCTTGAGAAGCCAAAACAACCCTATTCCTATTATTATGGTTACGGCCAAAGGGGAAGAGGTTGATAGAATTGTTGGACTTGAAATTGGTGCTGATGATTACATCTCGAAACCATTTAATCCAAGAGAGCTACTGGCTCGTATTCGTGCTGTACTCCGCCGTCAAGCGAACGAATTACCCGGCGCCCCTTCACAAGATAATGCTATTATCTCTTTTGGTAAATTCAAGCTAAATCTTGGTACACGTGAAATGTTCCACGAAGAAAAGCACATGCCACTAACAAGTGGTGAATTTGCTGTATTGAAAGTGCTGGTTTCTCATCCTCGAGAGCCTCTTTCTCGTGACAAACTAATGAGTCTCGCTCGTGGTCGTGAATACAGTGCTATGGAACGTTCAATTGACGTGCAAATTTCTCGTTTACGTCGCATGATTGAAGAGGATCCAACACACCCTCGTTATATTCAAACAGTTTGGGGGCTTGGTTACGTCTTTGTTCCTGATGGAACCAGCGCTCAATGA